A section of the Humulus lupulus chromosome 2, drHumLupu1.1, whole genome shotgun sequence genome encodes:
- the LOC133814329 gene encoding uncharacterized protein LOC133814329, which translates to MEFKNVFNMYCTPEAPEAPASKKKTSRRHQGESSKAPPAKKSRTADPPANVPSTNATPPPSPLERQSPPAPVGSTPSPPAPADQTQQAAPASTGGDISSHALRSAKDRMAKILKHKRCREAMAGTKTMDVDQILTCALNELASLEVAQKTNATLLEEKDKLAEELREKQTALDKAVEQRDQFKESNRINYREAKKLEEDLIASRQETTKLEGRIEELEKANASNLESYLPERTRHAEIVCCAACLAEEERARIPASPEISLATGMDGVDNEATTFVDQDTSQDLPAS; encoded by the exons ATGGAATTCAAAAATGTGTTCAATATGTACTGTACTCCCGAGGCTCCTgaagctcctgcgagcaagaagaaaacaagcaggCGGCATCAaggggaaagcagtaaagcgcCTCCAGCCAAGAAATCCCGTACTGCAGACCCTCCAGCAAACGTACCCTCAACAAatgcaacaccacctccttctcccctcGAGCGGCAATCTCCGCCTGCTCCGGTCGGGTCGACACCTTCCCCACCAGCTCCAgctgaccagactcagcaggctgcCCCTGCTTCCACTGGGGGTGACATATCGAGTCATGCCCTAAGGTCAGCCAAGGACAGGATGGCAAAAATTTTGAAGCACAAACGTTGCCGAGAAGCGATGGCTGGGACAAAGacgatggacgtcgaccagatcttaaccTGCGCTCTAAACGAGCTCGCAAGT CTTGAGGTTGCTCAGAAGACAAATGCAACACTGCTCGAGGAGAAAGACAAGCTGGCtgaggagttaagggagaagcagactgcTCTAGACAAGGCCGTCGAGCAAAgagaccagttcaaggagtctaaccgcattAACTACCGCGAGGCTAAAAAACTCGAGGAGGACTTGATTGCGAGCAGACAGGAGACTACAAAGTTGGAAGGCCGGATCGAGGAACTTGAAAAAGCCAACGCCAGCaatttggagag TTATCTTCCTGAGCGCACGAGGCATGCTGAGATAGTCTGCTGCGCTGCTTGTCTGGCagaagaagagagagcaaggatacctgcctcgcccgaaatctctTTGGCCACTGGCATGGACGGGGTGGACAATGAAGCTACAACTTTCGTCGACCAGGACACCTCTCAAGATCTTCCTGCTTCGTAG
- the LOC133817897 gene encoding uncharacterized protein LOC133817897, with protein sequence MGATLLPAMAFGVLPRYAIGSPGADGKGVSDSCIGRRLVCYRTASRRKKPPTKYPIVCKSRSRIFSSMDDSSDTITDLGDERDVFSSERSEALGIKEEELIETRKSLSDAQARQKAIEKERDQLLEELARSKAKQQEYVATILHDKELAIKELEAAKSLFHQKLQESVEERFSLESKLVLAKQDAVELAVQVEKFAEAAFQQATSHILEDAQLRVSAAETSAAEAAYQIEKQIKEATEGTILSIVEQSKDAIEKALDVAAKAGDHATKAVSAFADGLDQVDEIVSVQSENIKLNRVVNDLESQLLVLRSEVDRLKLELENAHTQARASEIRASNAEKALLEFQESSSKRTLQKEEEIMSLMEKMRKDVSERKKAATKSFKAEVQSIKAAIEAAKEITRSRDNAYLKRCEALQRSLKTSEDASKMWRQRANLAESLLLKESSIDEVDKESVYVVNGGRIDLLSDDDSKKWKLLSDGPRREIPQWRARRICTIRPKFPPRKVDVAEALTSKFRTLDLPKPDEVWSIAQEKLKEGDTLIEHVIEKETIEKKRKALERALQRKTIQWQRTPEQTKLEPGTGTGREIVFQAFNWESWRRQWYQDLAPKAADLSQSGITAVWLPPPTQSVAPQGYMPSDLYNLNSAYGSEEELKHCIEEMHSQDLLALGDVVLNHRCAHKQSPNGVWNIFGGKLSWGPEAIVCDDPNFQGRGNPSSGDIFHAAPNIDHSHEFVRKDIKEWLNWLRNYIGYDGWRLDFVRGFSGSYVKEYIESSNPAFAIGEYWDSLGYEHGDLCYNQDAHRQRIVNWINATGGTSSAFDVTTKGILHSALHNQYWRLIDPQGKPTGVMGWWPSRAVTFLENHDTGSTQGHWPFPRDKLAQGYAYILTHPGTPVIFYDHFYDFGIRDIITELIEARRRAGIHCRSTVKIFHANNEGYVAQIGDSLVMKLGHFDWNPSKENNLDGSWQKFVDKGADYQLWLRQ encoded by the exons ATGGGCGCTACTTTATTGCCTGCCATGGCATTTGGGGTTCTTCCCCGCTATGCCATAGGTTCTCCAGGTGCTGATGGCAAAGGTGTTTCGGACTCATGTATAGGACGGCGTCTTGTTTGTTATAGGACTGCTTCAAGAAGAAAAAA ACCACCTACCAAATATCCGATTGTTTGTAAATCAAGAAGTAGAATTTTTTCAAGCATG GATGATTCCAGTGACACTATCACTGACTTGGGCGATGAGAGGGATGTTTTTTCATCAGAAAGAAGTGAAGCATTAGGGATAAAAGAAGAGGAATTGATAGAAACCAGAAAATCTCTTTCAGATGCCCAAGCAAGACAAAAAGCcattgagaaagagagagatcaGCTGCTAGAGGAGTTGGCCCGTTCTAAGGCTAAACAGCAGGAATATGTTGCTACCATATTGCATGACAAGGAACTGGCTATAAAAGAACTTGAGGCAGCCAAGTCTTTGTTCCACCAGAAGCTGCAGGAATCAGTGGAGGAGAGGTTCTCATTGGAGTCTAAGTTGGTCCTTGCGAAACAAGATGCTGTTGAGCTTGCAGTACAAGTAGAAAAGTTTGCAGAGGCTGCTTTTCAGCAGGCTACTTCTCACATACTAGAAGATGCTCAGCTTAGAGTTTCAGCTGCTGAAACTTCTGCTGCTGAAGCAGCCTATCAGATAGAAAAGCAAATTAAGGAAGCCACTGAAGGTACTATATTGTCAATAGTCGAACAGTCTAAAGATGCCATAGAGAAGGCCCTTGATGTGGCAGCAAAAGCCGGTGATCACGCAACAAAAGCAGTGTCTGCATTTGCTGATGGCCTAGATCAAGTTGATGAGATTGTTTCTGTCCAGTCTGAAAATATAAAGTTAAATAGGGTAGTAAATGATTTAGAATCTCAATTATTGGTTTTAAGAAGTGAGGTTGATAGGTTGAAATTGGAGTTGGAAAATGCCCACACACAGGCACGTGCATCTGAGATTCGTGCTAGCAATGCTGAGAAAGCATTACTGGAATTTCAGGAATCAAGCAGTAAAAGAACCCTCCAGAAAGAGGAGGAAATCATGTCTCTGATGGAGAAAATGAGGAAAGATGTCTCAGAAAGAAAGAAGGCTGCGACAAAGTCTTTTAAGGCTGAGGTACAAAGCATCAAAGCTGCTATTGAGGCTGCCAAAGAAATTACACGTTCCAGAGATAATGCCTATCTAAAAAGATGTGAAGCACTTCAAAGGTCATTGAAGACATCTGAAGATGCTTCGAAAATGTGGAGACAGAGGGCAAATCTGGCAGAGTCATTGTTGTTGAAGGAAAGTTCAATAGATGAAGTGGATAAAGAATCTGTTTACGTTGTTAATGGTGGGAGGATAGATCTTTTGAGTGATGATGATTCAAAGAAGTGGAAACTTCTAAGTGACGGTCCTCGTAGAGAGATACCTCAATGGAGAGCAAGGAGGATATGCACTATCCGTCCAAAGTTTCCACCAAGAAAGGTTGATGTTGCTGAAGCTCTAACTTCAAAATTTAGAACTTTGGACTTGCCCAAACCTGATGAAGTATGGTCCATTGCTCAAGAAAAGCTGAAAGAAGGGGATACATTAATTGAGCATGTCATTGAAAAAGAAACAATAGAGAAGAAACGCAAAGCCCTGGAACGCGCTCTTCAGCGAAAAACCATACAGTGGCAGAGGACCCCTGAACAAACAAAATTAG AACCAGGAACTGGAACTGGACGAGAGATTGTG TTTCAAGCTTTCAACTGGGAAAGCTGGAGAAGGCAGTGGTACCAGGATTTGGCTCCTAAAGCTGCTGATTTATCACAATCTGGGATAACAGCAGTTTGGTTACCTCCTCCAACACAATCAGTAGCTCCTCAAG GTTATATGCCTTCGGATCTGTACAATTTAAACTCAGCATATGGTTCTGAGGAGGAACTTAAACACTGCATTGAAGAAATGCATTCTCAAGACCTTttg GCCTTGGGAGATGTTGTACTGAATCATCGGTGTGCACATAAACAG AGCCCAAATGGTGTTTGGAACATTTTTGGTGGCAAGCTTTCTTGGGGTCCTGAGGCAATTGTTTGCGATGATCCAAATTTTCAGGGTCGTGGAAACCCTTCTAGTG GTGATATATTCCATGCTGCACCAAACATCGATCATTCCCACGAGTTTGTAAGAAAAGATATAAAAGAGTGGTTAAATTGGCTTCGCAATTACATTGGTTATGATGGGTGGCGCCTCGACTTTGTGAG GGGCTTCTCAGGTTCTTATGTAAAAGAATATATTGAATCTTCAAATCCTGCATTTGCTATTGGAGAATATTGGGATAGTTTAGGTTATGAGCATGGCGACTTGTGTTACAATCAAG ATGCTCATAGGCAAAGGATAGTCAATTGGATCAATGCAACGGGGGGTACTTCATCAGCATTTGATGTCACAACAAAG GGAATCCTCCACTCTGCTCTGCATAATCAATACTGGAGATTGATAGATCCTCAAGGCAAACCAACTGGAGTTATGGGATGGTGGCCTTCGCGTGCTGTCACATTTCTAGAGAACCATGATACAGGATCAACACAG GGTCACTGGCCATTTCCACGAGATAAGCTTGCACAGGGATATGCCTATATTCTGACCCATCCTGGAACA CCTGTGATATTCTATGATCACTTCTACGATTTTGGCATTCGTGACATAATAACTGAGCTGATTGAGGCTCGAAGAAGGGCCGGAATCCATTGCAGGAGCACTGTGAAGATATTCCATGCAAACAATGAAGGTTATGTTGCACAGATTGGTGACAGTCTAGTGATGAAGCTTGGTCATTTTGATTGGAATCCTTCCAAGGAAAATAATTTGGATGGAAGCTGGCAGAAGTTTGTTGATAAGGGAGCAGATTATCAATTGTGGTTAAGACAATAG